A stretch of Leptospira andrefontaineae DNA encodes these proteins:
- a CDS encoding YbbR-like domain-containing protein, whose product MIKALLNNWQAKLGSIILATLFYINLQNSKILVREVNIKIEYPKLSGGLLIAKGSDTTFPVKVEGVRDYVNFYTPSLKAYISPADLHPGENIVNVVRFGGTTPGLRISKIPGKDKVRIIVESNVSRTLIIEPKLAGDPPKDYIKSSHFVSPTSLVVVGNPSEFDKVGRVVNLPSISLKDKTKTFTQKFKVPDLPAGLRYRDNVKEVSVTVNIVADSSTPGESIVLGVPVKCQNLDKSLEAEFSEQEVSVKLQSKTPLRSIQIIKGLNASVVCSHKYDPKAKKILPDGKPVVAKVRLEKAPSLKSVEIQGVFPDRISILYRVRPDIGSGGTGSEDGGDGNSDPGSEEPLPEPEEE is encoded by the coding sequence ATGATTAAGGCCCTTCTGAATAACTGGCAGGCAAAACTCGGTTCTATTATTCTTGCCACACTATTCTATATCAATTTACAAAATTCTAAAATTCTCGTAAGAGAAGTGAATATCAAGATAGAATATCCTAAATTAAGCGGTGGATTGCTCATCGCTAAAGGATCGGACACTACTTTTCCTGTTAAGGTGGAAGGTGTGCGAGATTATGTGAACTTTTACACTCCTTCCTTAAAGGCATATATTTCACCTGCGGATCTTCATCCGGGGGAGAATATAGTAAATGTTGTCCGATTCGGTGGAACTACTCCAGGTTTAAGAATTTCTAAAATTCCAGGGAAGGACAAGGTCCGCATCATAGTTGAATCTAATGTAAGTAGGACTCTTATAATAGAGCCTAAACTTGCTGGAGATCCTCCTAAAGATTATATTAAATCTTCTCATTTTGTTTCCCCTACGAGTCTCGTAGTTGTAGGAAATCCTTCTGAGTTCGATAAGGTGGGAAGGGTAGTCAATCTACCTTCTATCTCTCTGAAAGATAAAACCAAAACATTCACTCAGAAATTTAAGGTCCCGGACCTTCCTGCAGGTTTGAGATATAGGGATAATGTAAAAGAAGTTTCCGTAACAGTGAATATCGTAGCGGATTCTTCTACTCCAGGAGAAAGTATAGTCTTAGGTGTTCCTGTAAAATGCCAGAACTTGGATAAAAGTCTGGAAGCGGAATTTTCTGAACAGGAAGTTTCCGTAAAACTACAATCCAAAACTCCGTTACGAAGTATCCAGATCATCAAGGGTCTGAATGCAAGTGTAGTATGTTCTCATAAATATGATCCCAAAGCCAAAAAGATCCTTCCAGATGGTAAACCAGTGGTCGCAAAAGTACGTTTGGAAAAAGCACCTAGTTTAAAATCCGTTGAGATCCAAGGAGTTTTTCCAGATCGAATTTCCATACTGTATCGAGTCCGCCCCGATATAGGATCAGGTGGAACTGGAAGTGAAGATGGGGGAGATGGAAACTCGGATCCGGGCTCGGAAGAACCTCTGCCGGAGCCTGAGGAAGAATGA
- the acpS gene encoding holo-ACP synthase — protein sequence MKITIGNDIVENSRIRDLLDKHGERFLKRVFSETEIAYCSGRKDPVPHLSGRFCVKEAFIKAIEPGHKVILDMREIELFGKEFGKKELVLHGKSKELFLEKGYSGVSVSISHAENYSTAVVVLYKE from the coding sequence ATGAAGATCACCATTGGGAATGATATTGTAGAAAATTCCAGGATCAGGGACTTACTCGATAAACATGGAGAAAGATTTCTGAAAAGAGTATTTTCAGAAACTGAGATCGCTTACTGTTCCGGCAGAAAAGATCCTGTTCCTCATCTTAGCGGAAGATTCTGTGTAAAAGAAGCATTCATCAAGGCGATAGAACCTGGGCATAAGGTGATCCTTGATATGAGAGAAATCGAACTTTTCGGGAAAGAATTCGGAAAAAAAGAATTGGTACTTCACGGAAAATCGAAAGAATTGTTCCTCGAGAAAGGCTATAGCGGTGTTTCCGTATCCATCAGCCATGCGGAAAATTATTCCACTGCAGTTGTCGTTCTCTATAAGGAGTGA
- a CDS encoding tetratricopeptide repeat protein, with translation MVTESFKQTLKLYDEGLALYKNRKFKEAWELFKKAVEITPNDGPSKKYIGRCEAFIANPPPEDWDGVFEMKTK, from the coding sequence ATGGTCACCGAGTCTTTTAAACAAACTCTTAAATTGTACGACGAAGGTCTCGCACTGTACAAGAATAGAAAGTTCAAGGAAGCTTGGGAACTGTTCAAAAAAGCAGTAGAGATCACTCCGAACGACGGGCCTTCTAAAAAATATATAGGACGCTGCGAAGCATTTATCGCGAATCCTCCACCTGAAGATTGGGATGGGGTTTTCGAGATGAAAACGAAATAA
- a CDS encoding bactofilin family protein, whose protein sequence is MSKKAATASKPSRTVTEFGTISTVLGRETHFSGILNFKKPLEISGEFQGEIESEGFLLVSEGAKVRANIKAGTVIVGGEITGNVIATQRLEMLPSGKVNGNIKTAKLQIADGVIFEGNCEMILPNKD, encoded by the coding sequence ATGTCAAAAAAAGCCGCAACCGCATCCAAACCAAGTCGCACTGTAACCGAATTCGGGACTATCTCCACTGTTTTAGGAAGAGAAACCCATTTTTCAGGCATCCTGAACTTCAAAAAACCTTTGGAGATCTCGGGTGAATTCCAAGGAGAAATAGAATCCGAAGGATTTCTTTTAGTAAGCGAAGGAGCAAAGGTCAGAGCCAATATCAAGGCAGGGACTGTAATCGTTGGTGGAGAGATCACAGGTAATGTGATCGCTACCCAAAGATTAGAAATGCTTCCAAGCGGTAAGGTAAACGGAAACATCAAAACTGCTAAGCTGCAGATCGCTGACGGTGTGATCTTCGAAGGCAACTGCGAGATGATCCTGCCTAATAAGGATTGA